Proteins from a single region of Crassaminicella profunda:
- the nifJ gene encoding pyruvate:ferredoxin (flavodoxin) oxidoreductase yields the protein MTQKMKTMDGNEAAAYVSYAFTEVAAIFPITPSSPMAEKVDEWAAHGKKNLFGQTVKVSELQSEAGASGAMHGSLQGGALTTTYTASQGLLLMVPNMYKMAGELLPGVFHVSARALATHALSIFGDHQDVMAARQTGFALLAASSVQEVIDLGGIAHLAAIKSRVPFLHFFDGFRTSHEIQKVELIDYENFRKLLDFEGVKEFRNRSLNPERPVLRGTAQNPDIYFQGREASNVFYEKVPDIVADYMKEISKVTGRAYHPFDYYGAEDAEYVIVSMGSACEAIEETVDYLISKGEKVGLIKVRLYRPFSEKYFFDVLPKSVKKIAVLDRTKEPGSVGEPLYTDVRSLFYDKENQPIIVGGRYGLGSKDTTPDQIVAVYNNLKKDCSKNSFTIGIVDDVSHTSLEEEKEIETTPEGTISCKFWGLGSDGTVGANKMAIKIIGDNTDLYAQAYFSYDSKKSGGTTISHLRFGKKPIKSTYLINYADFIACHNKSYVNHYDLLKGIKPNGTFVLNCPWTEEELDEKLPAALKRIIAEKNINFYVIDAVKIAQDIGLGGRINMIMQSAFFKLAKVIPIEDAVRYLKESVVKTYGKKGEKIVKMNHQAIDQGEEGLVKVNVPSTWASLMDEKALEVDEPYFVKHIQRPMAKNEGDDLPVSAFEGIEDGTFPLGTTAYEKRGIAVMVPQWQVDKCIQCNQCSYVCPHATIRPFLLDEEEIKNKPEGFETKKALGKGMENMQYRIQVSPLDCTGCGNCADICPAPEKALVMVNAEEETAKEKDHWEYAVNNISIKDEFMNKYTVKGSQFAQPLFEFSGACAGCGETAYLKLVTQLYGDRMMIANATGCSSIWGGSAPSVPFTTNCEGKGPAWANSLFEDNAEYGYGMYLGVEQIRARLRDLMNEAQNSDLDEDCKAAMREYIEAMNDGEACKKAVQELLAVLGEYHKDHPIVTEILEKKDFLIKKSVWIVGGDGWAYDIGYGGLDHVLASGDDVNVLVFDTEVYSNTGGQSSKATPTAAVAKFAASGKKIRKKDLGVMAMSYGYVYVAQVAMGANMNHTIKAIQEAEKYKGPSLIICYAPCINHGIKTGMGTTVAQEKKAVDAGYWHLYRYNPDLNVEGKNPFTLDSKEPKIPFKKYIEGEIRYTQLKNTFPDLAESLFDAAENHAKERYKGYKRLAEMKYE from the coding sequence ATGACCCAAAAGATGAAAACAATGGATGGAAATGAAGCTGCAGCTTATGTATCTTATGCTTTTACAGAAGTAGCAGCAATTTTCCCTATTACCCCTTCTTCTCCTATGGCAGAGAAAGTAGACGAATGGGCTGCTCATGGGAAAAAGAATTTATTTGGACAAACGGTAAAGGTTTCAGAGCTTCAATCTGAGGCAGGAGCTTCAGGAGCAATGCACGGTTCTTTGCAAGGAGGAGCGTTGACTACTACATATACAGCATCTCAAGGATTGCTTTTGATGGTTCCTAATATGTACAAAATGGCTGGAGAATTGCTACCAGGGGTATTCCATGTGAGTGCTAGAGCGTTGGCAACTCACGCATTATCTATTTTTGGAGATCATCAAGATGTTATGGCAGCAAGGCAAACAGGTTTTGCACTACTTGCAGCTAGTAGTGTACAGGAAGTTATTGATTTAGGTGGAATTGCTCATCTAGCTGCTATAAAGTCTAGAGTGCCATTTTTACATTTCTTTGATGGATTTAGAACTTCTCATGAAATTCAAAAGGTAGAATTAATTGATTATGAAAACTTTAGAAAATTATTAGATTTTGAAGGTGTAAAAGAATTTCGTAATCGTTCATTAAATCCAGAAAGACCAGTTTTGAGGGGTACAGCTCAAAATCCAGATATTTATTTCCAAGGAAGAGAAGCATCTAATGTATTCTATGAAAAGGTGCCAGATATTGTAGCCGATTATATGAAGGAAATAAGTAAGGTTACAGGAAGAGCGTATCATCCATTTGATTATTATGGTGCAGAAGATGCTGAATATGTAATCGTTTCAATGGGTTCAGCCTGTGAAGCAATTGAAGAGACAGTGGATTATTTGATATCTAAAGGAGAAAAAGTAGGGTTAATCAAAGTAAGACTATATAGGCCTTTCTCAGAAAAATACTTCTTTGATGTATTACCTAAGAGTGTGAAAAAAATTGCAGTGCTTGATCGGACAAAAGAACCTGGATCAGTAGGAGAGCCTTTGTATACAGATGTACGAAGTCTTTTCTATGATAAAGAAAATCAACCAATCATTGTAGGTGGAAGATATGGCCTTGGCTCAAAGGATACTACACCAGATCAGATTGTAGCTGTATACAACAATCTTAAAAAGGATTGTTCAAAGAATAGTTTTACTATTGGTATAGTAGATGATGTAAGTCATACTTCTTTAGAAGAAGAAAAAGAAATTGAGACCACACCAGAGGGAACGATCAGTTGTAAATTCTGGGGATTAGGTTCTGATGGAACTGTCGGCGCTAATAAAATGGCTATTAAGATTATAGGTGATAATACAGATCTTTATGCCCAAGCTTATTTCTCCTATGATAGTAAGAAATCAGGAGGAACAACTATATCTCACTTAAGATTTGGAAAGAAACCAATAAAATCTACTTATCTTATTAATTATGCAGATTTCATTGCTTGTCACAATAAATCCTATGTGAATCATTATGATTTATTAAAAGGAATCAAACCAAATGGAACATTTGTACTAAACTGTCCTTGGACAGAAGAAGAACTTGATGAAAAATTACCAGCAGCTCTTAAAAGAATCATTGCTGAAAAAAATATTAATTTTTATGTGATTGATGCAGTAAAGATAGCACAAGACATTGGTCTTGGTGGAAGAATAAATATGATTATGCAGTCAGCATTTTTCAAGTTAGCTAAGGTAATTCCAATTGAAGATGCAGTAAGATATTTAAAAGAATCAGTTGTAAAAACCTATGGTAAAAAAGGTGAAAAAATCGTTAAGATGAATCATCAAGCAATTGATCAAGGGGAAGAAGGATTAGTAAAAGTAAATGTTCCAAGTACTTGGGCAAGTCTTATGGATGAGAAAGCTTTAGAGGTAGATGAACCATATTTTGTGAAGCATATTCAAAGACCAATGGCTAAAAATGAAGGAGATGATTTACCAGTAAGTGCATTTGAAGGCATTGAGGATGGTACTTTCCCCCTTGGAACAACAGCTTATGAAAAACGAGGAATTGCTGTGATGGTACCCCAGTGGCAGGTAGATAAATGTATTCAATGTAATCAATGTTCTTATGTATGTCCACATGCAACCATTCGACCATTCTTACTTGATGAAGAGGAAATAAAGAATAAGCCAGAAGGTTTTGAAACAAAGAAAGCATTAGGAAAAGGCATGGAAAATATGCAATATAGAATTCAAGTAAGTCCACTAGATTGTACAGGATGTGGAAACTGTGCAGATATTTGCCCGGCACCTGAAAAAGCATTGGTAATGGTGAATGCTGAAGAGGAAACAGCTAAAGAAAAAGATCATTGGGAATATGCAGTAAATAATATTTCTATAAAAGATGAATTTATGAATAAATACACTGTTAAGGGAAGTCAGTTTGCACAGCCTTTATTTGAATTTTCAGGAGCTTGTGCAGGTTGTGGAGAGACTGCTTATTTAAAACTTGTTACCCAGCTTTATGGAGATCGTATGATGATTGCTAATGCAACAGGTTGTTCTTCTATTTGGGGAGGAAGTGCACCGTCTGTTCCATTTACAACTAATTGTGAAGGAAAAGGGCCTGCTTGGGCAAATTCATTATTTGAAGATAATGCTGAGTATGGATATGGTATGTATTTAGGGGTAGAACAAATAAGAGCAAGATTAAGAGATTTGATGAATGAGGCTCAAAATTCAGATTTAGATGAAGATTGTAAAGCTGCAATGAGAGAGTACATAGAAGCTATGAATGATGGAGAAGCTTGTAAGAAAGCAGTACAAGAGTTACTTGCTGTTTTAGGAGAATATCATAAAGATCATCCAATCGTTACAGAGATATTAGAGAAAAAAGATTTCCTTATTAAGAAATCTGTATGGATTGTTGGTGGAGATGGATGGGCTTATGATATTGGATATGGAGGACTTGATCATGTTCTTGCATCTGGAGATGATGTGAATGTATTGGTATTTGATACAGAGGTTTACTCTAATACGGGTGGACAATCTTCGAAGGCTACACCAACAGCAGCAGTAGCCAAATTTGCAGCATCTGGTAAGAAAATTAGAAAGAAAGATTTAGGAGTAATGGCTATGAGCTATGGATATGTATATGTAGCACAAGTAGCTATGGGTGCAAATATGAATCATACCATCAAAGCAATTCAGGAGGCAGAAAAGTATAAAGGACCATCCCTCATTATTTGTTATGCACCATGTATTAACCATGGAATAAAAACAGGAATGGGAACTACTGTAGCACAGGAGAAAAAAGCAGTAGATGCAGGATATTGGCATCTATATAGATACAATCCTGATTTAAATGTAGAAGGAAAGAATCCATTTACTTTAGATTCTAAAGAACCAAAGATACCATTTAAAAAATATATTGAAGGTGAGATTCGATATACTCAGCTTAAAAATACATTCCCAGACCTTGCAGAAAGCTTATTTGATGCAGCAGAAAATCATGCAAAAGAAAGATATAAAGGATATAAGCGTTTAGCAGAAATGAAATATGAATAA
- a CDS encoding CPBP family intramembrane glutamic endopeptidase has translation MQNTSSNKIKEPFFRKFYNRLLRLHNYLKELSPVKFVLFMTLSTYLSIVVFLPLFLISWKTEGFVDAGPFQSEHSIIVLFIFAIIIAPILETLVYQSFIISLCKQFKFLNKKIIIIFISALAFSLSHTYSLSYIFNTLFIGMILAYAYLVYEDKHQSSYWIVCSIHALRNSLSLLLSILIQN, from the coding sequence ATGCAAAACACTTCATCAAATAAAATAAAAGAACCTTTTTTCCGTAAATTTTATAATCGTTTATTAAGATTACATAACTACTTAAAAGAATTGTCTCCAGTAAAATTTGTTTTATTCATGACTTTGTCAACTTATCTTAGCATTGTTGTTTTTTTACCTTTGTTTTTAATATCATGGAAAACAGAAGGCTTTGTAGATGCTGGTCCATTTCAAAGTGAGCATTCTATAATAGTTCTATTTATTTTTGCTATTATTATTGCACCAATACTTGAAACCCTAGTCTATCAATCCTTCATCATTTCACTATGTAAACAATTTAAATTTCTAAATAAAAAAATTATAATCATATTTATTTCAGCCCTTGCATTTTCCCTTTCTCACACCTATAGTCTTTCTTATATTTTTAATACATTATTCATAGGGATGATTCTTGCTTATGCTTATTTAGTTTATGAAGATAAACATCAATCTTCTTATTGGATTGTATGTTCCATTCATGCCCTTAGAAATTCTCTCTCTCTACTACTTAGTATCCTCATACAAAATTAA
- a CDS encoding DUF881 domain-containing protein: protein MKKNSLAILICFIFLGILVSAQFKIVNQLTKGKISATEATKLELELQNLQGERKDLLNQLNSLDHVIAQYENYESEKDIFIKEIKNDMDQYKLINGQTNVKGPGIIIKFKNSELYRDIDMSSYYPEYLLAIINILNASDAEAICINDERIISTTGITFLADKNKLMINEKEMIPPFEIKSIGNPDKLESILNIKYGLIWNIHKENIFELEIEKRNDIEIRRCSKKIELKYTKPSEKTVTEKVYQRN, encoded by the coding sequence TTGAAAAAAAATAGTTTAGCAATATTGATATGTTTCATTTTTTTAGGAATACTTGTTTCAGCTCAATTTAAAATTGTAAATCAATTAACAAAAGGCAAAATTTCAGCGACAGAAGCAACAAAATTAGAACTTGAACTTCAAAACTTACAAGGAGAAAGAAAAGATTTATTAAACCAATTAAACTCATTAGATCATGTAATAGCCCAATATGAAAATTATGAATCTGAAAAAGATATTTTTATAAAAGAAATAAAAAATGATATGGATCAATATAAATTAATCAATGGGCAAACAAATGTGAAAGGACCTGGAATTATAATAAAATTTAAGAATTCAGAATTATATAGAGATATAGATATGTCATCTTATTATCCTGAATATTTATTAGCAATAATAAATATTTTAAATGCATCTGACGCAGAAGCTATTTGTATAAACGATGAAAGAATTATTTCGACTACAGGAATTACTTTTTTAGCAGATAAAAATAAGTTAATGATCAATGAAAAAGAAATGATTCCTCCCTTTGAAATAAAAAGCATCGGAAATCCAGATAAATTAGAATCTATCTTGAACATTAAGTATGGATTAATATGGAATATTCATAAAGAAAATATTTTTGAGCTAGAAATAGAAAAAAGAAATGATATAGAAATCCGTAGATGTAGCAAAAAAATAGAACTAAAATATACAAAACCATCAGAAAAAACTGTAACAGAGAAGGTTTATCAAAGGAATTAA